Proteins encoded within one genomic window of Edaphobacter lichenicola:
- a CDS encoding uracil-DNA glycosylase: MAGEAEQLRAYVEYLRDMGVHDFYRRGEPVYAEAVPVPAPAAVAAVSVVDEVAEARPLPAKTTVVEQPVVPVAVPVRPQFLEPPIAKLVSFDDLLPLPAARVDAAHKAEALAEIKTEIGDCTRCPLAYAGRRTIVFGDGDANARLMFVGEGPGADEDTSGIPFVGKAGQLLNNMIQAMGLKREEVYIANIVKCRPPANRVPEPVEANTCDQFLLQQIDVVQPQVIVALGATAAMYLLGVKQSLSALRGRWHSCRGAKLAVTYHPAFLLRDPAMKGEAWKDLQRVMGEMGLKSPAKA, translated from the coding sequence ATGGCAGGAGAAGCAGAGCAGCTGCGGGCTTACGTGGAATATCTTCGCGACATGGGCGTCCATGACTTCTATCGTCGGGGCGAGCCGGTGTACGCCGAGGCTGTTCCGGTTCCGGCTCCTGCTGCCGTTGCTGCGGTCTCCGTTGTCGACGAGGTGGCTGAAGCGCGACCGCTGCCTGCGAAGACGACTGTGGTGGAGCAGCCGGTTGTTCCAGTTGCTGTTCCGGTTCGACCTCAATTTCTGGAGCCTCCCATCGCGAAGCTTGTGAGTTTCGATGATCTTCTACCCCTGCCTGCTGCGCGGGTGGATGCGGCGCATAAGGCTGAGGCGCTGGCTGAGATTAAGACTGAGATTGGCGATTGCACCCGCTGTCCGCTGGCGTATGCGGGCAGGCGGACGATTGTGTTTGGCGATGGCGATGCCAATGCGCGGTTGATGTTTGTCGGCGAGGGGCCGGGGGCGGATGAGGACACCTCGGGGATTCCGTTCGTCGGCAAGGCTGGGCAGTTGCTCAACAACATGATCCAGGCGATGGGCCTCAAGCGCGAGGAGGTTTACATCGCCAACATCGTGAAGTGCAGGCCGCCGGCGAACCGGGTTCCTGAGCCGGTGGAGGCGAATACCTGCGATCAGTTTTTATTGCAGCAGATCGATGTGGTGCAGCCCCAGGTGATTGTGGCGCTGGGGGCGACGGCGGCGATGTATCTGCTGGGAGTGAAGCAGTCTCTGAGCGCTCTGCGGGGCAGGTGGCATAGTTGCAGGGGAGCGAAGCTGGCGGTGACCTATCACCCGGCGTTTCTGCTGCGCGATCCGGCGATGAAGGGTGAGGCGTGGAAGGATCTGCAGAGGGTGATGGGGGAGATGGGGTTGAAGTCTCCCGCCAAGGCGTAG
- the priA gene encoding replication restart helicase PriA: protein MPQFCDVALPVPLDQTFTYGVNGLVPVVGARVLVPFSGQRLMGVVVRVHEDAPAEEFEIKPVQQVLDEAALLPEELMKLAAWIAQYYVAPLGEVLRGMLPLAAEVKRHFSYRIAEAGRRVLYEGAVKGSSRRSKLTVEEQNREYSVLNYLEGGEVAKMSALRSATGANKGLLEGMVRKKWLVREAVAEERDARRLEKVAVLVQGLGSREEGVGSSEQKPVGGRLPRLNENQLAVMAELAAVGGRMRVRDLRLSLTRAGVPESTLGTLVKRGLVGIEEVAEEFHLGGVGAEGKKHAHEHALNEAQMEALGTIAAAMEKGGFKPHLLYGITGSGKTSVYFAAMQRALDAGKSALLLVPEIGLTPAMAGQMVAAFGGEVALLHSQLTPDERAEQWHRIRRGEARIVVGTRSAVFAPMVDLGLIIVDEEHDSSYKQEETPRYHGRDVAVMRAKLNESVVVLGSATPSLESWANAEKGRYALVEMRARVADRPLPLVELVDMREEFRETGQEQIFSRRLMEETQATLDRGEQVILLLNRRGYSSTVLCRSCGEKIECENCAVSMTYHKPVSGNDAIAQPGQRLECHYCGSRRSVPKACPKCESEHLYFLGVGSQQGEERLQELFPTARIGRMDRDTVRGRSDMERLLARLHGGEINLLVGTQMIAKGHDIHGVTLVGVVGADFQLGLPDFRAAERVFQLLTQVSGRAGRGDLIGKVLVQTYHPDHYAIQFAAKHDYPGFVAKEMQYRRWMHYPPYAVLANVVIQSEKLEEATGWAGTLGRWFQKARLDKVRVLGPAAAPIVRLKRIYRYHFVLKAERRQTLGETLRAMLAYAETQGIARRNLVVDVDAVHLM, encoded by the coding sequence ATGCCGCAGTTTTGTGATGTTGCTTTGCCGGTGCCGCTGGACCAGACATTTACCTATGGGGTGAATGGGCTTGTGCCCGTGGTGGGGGCGCGGGTGCTGGTGCCGTTCAGTGGGCAGAGGCTGATGGGCGTGGTGGTTCGGGTGCATGAGGATGCGCCGGCGGAGGAGTTTGAGATCAAGCCGGTACAGCAGGTGTTGGATGAGGCCGCCCTGCTGCCGGAGGAGTTGATGAAGCTGGCGGCGTGGATTGCGCAGTACTATGTCGCTCCGCTTGGCGAGGTGCTGCGGGGGATGCTGCCGCTGGCGGCGGAGGTGAAGCGGCATTTTTCTTATCGGATCGCTGAGGCTGGTCGGAGGGTGTTGTATGAGGGGGCGGTGAAGGGGTCTTCGCGGCGATCGAAGCTGACGGTGGAGGAGCAGAATCGCGAGTACTCGGTGCTGAATTATTTGGAGGGGGGCGAGGTGGCGAAGATGTCGGCGCTGCGGTCGGCTACGGGGGCGAATAAGGGGCTGCTGGAGGGGATGGTCCGGAAGAAGTGGTTGGTGCGCGAGGCGGTGGCGGAGGAGCGGGATGCGCGGCGGCTGGAGAAGGTGGCGGTGTTGGTGCAGGGCTTAGGGAGTAGGGAAGAGGGCGTAGGGAGTAGCGAGCAAAAGCCTGTCGGAGGGCGACTGCCGCGGTTGAATGAGAACCAGCTGGCGGTGATGGCGGAGCTGGCGGCGGTGGGTGGGCGGATGCGGGTACGGGATCTGCGGCTTAGCCTGACGCGCGCGGGAGTGCCGGAGTCTACACTGGGGACGCTGGTGAAGCGTGGACTGGTGGGGATTGAAGAGGTTGCGGAGGAGTTTCATCTGGGCGGCGTGGGCGCGGAGGGGAAGAAGCATGCGCATGAACATGCTTTGAATGAAGCGCAGATGGAGGCGCTGGGGACGATTGCGGCGGCAATGGAGAAGGGTGGTTTCAAACCGCATCTGCTGTATGGGATTACGGGGAGCGGGAAGACTTCGGTTTATTTTGCTGCGATGCAGCGGGCTTTGGATGCGGGGAAGAGCGCGTTGCTGCTCGTGCCGGAGATTGGGTTGACGCCGGCGATGGCGGGGCAGATGGTGGCGGCGTTTGGTGGTGAGGTGGCGCTTTTGCACTCTCAACTGACGCCGGATGAGCGGGCGGAGCAGTGGCACAGGATTCGGCGGGGCGAGGCGAGGATCGTGGTGGGGACGCGGTCGGCGGTGTTTGCGCCGATGGTGGATCTGGGGCTGATCATCGTAGATGAGGAGCACGACTCGAGCTACAAGCAGGAGGAGACGCCGCGGTATCACGGGCGCGATGTTGCGGTGATGCGGGCGAAGCTGAATGAGTCAGTGGTGGTGCTCGGGTCGGCGACGCCGTCGCTCGAGAGCTGGGCGAATGCAGAGAAGGGGCGTTATGCGCTGGTGGAGATGCGCGCGCGGGTTGCGGATAGGCCGCTGCCGCTGGTTGAGCTGGTGGATATGCGGGAGGAGTTTCGCGAGACGGGGCAGGAGCAGATCTTTTCGCGGAGGTTGATGGAGGAGACGCAGGCTACGCTCGATCGCGGAGAGCAGGTGATCTTGTTGTTGAATCGGCGTGGGTACTCATCGACGGTGCTGTGCCGGAGCTGCGGGGAGAAGATCGAGTGCGAGAACTGCGCGGTGTCGATGACCTACCACAAGCCGGTGAGCGGGAATGATGCGATTGCGCAGCCGGGGCAGAGGCTGGAGTGCCACTACTGCGGATCGCGGCGGTCGGTGCCGAAGGCTTGTCCGAAGTGTGAGAGTGAACATCTTTATTTTCTTGGGGTGGGCTCGCAGCAGGGAGAGGAGAGGCTGCAGGAGCTGTTTCCGACGGCGCGGATCGGTCGGATGGATCGCGATACCGTGCGCGGGAGGAGCGACATGGAGCGGCTGTTGGCGCGGCTGCATGGGGGCGAGATTAACCTGCTGGTGGGGACGCAGATGATCGCCAAGGGACATGACATTCACGGGGTGACGCTGGTGGGAGTCGTGGGGGCGGACTTTCAGCTGGGGCTGCCGGACTTTCGCGCGGCGGAGCGGGTGTTTCAGTTGCTGACGCAGGTGTCGGGCCGGGCGGGGCGCGGGGATCTTATCGGCAAGGTGCTGGTGCAGACGTATCACCCGGATCACTATGCGATTCAGTTCGCTGCGAAGCATGACTATCCGGGGTTTGTGGCGAAGGAGATGCAATACCGGCGGTGGATGCACTACCCGCCGTATGCTGTGCTGGCCAATGTGGTCATTCAGAGCGAGAAGCTGGAGGAGGCTACGGGGTGGGCGGGCACGCTGGGGCGATGGTTTCAGAAGGCACGGCTGGATAAGGTGCGGGTGCTGGGGCCGGCGGCGGCTCCGATTGTGCGGCTGAAGCGGATCTATCGCTACCACTTTGTGCTGAAGGCGGAGCGGCGGCAGACGCTGGGCGAGACGCTGCGGGCGATGCTGGCGTACGCGGAGACGCAGGGGATTGCGCGCCGGAACCTGGTGGTCGACGTGGATGCGGTGCACCTGATGTGA
- the dcd gene encoding dCTP deaminase translates to MAIKSDRWIRQQANEHRMISPFSEKQVREGVISYGLSSYGYDLRVSDEFKIFTNVNSAIIDPKAFDERSFVTVQADSVIVPPNSFALARSIEYFKIPRDVLTICVGKSTYARCGIIVNVTPFEPEWEGFVTLEISNTTPLPARVYANEGLCQILFFQSDEVCEVSYADRKGKYQHQQGIVLPKL, encoded by the coding sequence GTGGCAATTAAAAGCGACCGTTGGATTCGCCAGCAGGCGAACGAACACCGAATGATCTCTCCGTTCAGCGAAAAACAGGTTCGAGAGGGTGTTATTTCGTATGGACTTTCTTCGTACGGATACGATCTTCGGGTCTCGGACGAGTTCAAGATCTTTACCAATGTCAACAGTGCGATCATCGATCCCAAGGCGTTCGACGAGCGCTCGTTTGTGACGGTGCAGGCCGACAGCGTGATCGTTCCGCCGAACTCGTTTGCGCTGGCGCGGTCGATCGAGTACTTCAAGATTCCTCGCGATGTGCTGACGATCTGCGTGGGCAAGTCAACCTACGCGCGCTGCGGAATTATTGTGAACGTGACACCGTTCGAGCCGGAGTGGGAGGGGTTTGTGACGCTCGAGATCTCGAACACAACGCCGCTGCCGGCGCGGGTGTACGCGAACGAAGGGCTCTGCCAGATCCTGTTCTTCCAGTCCGACGAGGTGTGTGAGGTCAGCTACGCGGACCGTAAAGGGAAGTACCAGCATCAGCAGGGAATCGTGCTGCCGAAGCTGTAG
- a CDS encoding helix-turn-helix domain-containing protein gives MTQQTEHELGTFLRYWRQQRGKSQLDLSLDAGVSQRHISFVESGRSTPSRDLLLSLAKRLDVPLREQNVLLLASGYAPVYLESARDSPEMAVVNRVIDRMLRQNEPHPALMMDRYWNVLRTNEAAPRFFNSFVDLSKRPKPQNLLHLMFDPDGMRPFLEDWEDVASGLLQRVHREAVGHVTDKKTKELLDELKKYPGVTELSRSVKNQAPVLPITFVKGNKRSSFFSMISTIGLPQDITAQEFRIECMFPVE, from the coding sequence ATGACCCAGCAAACCGAACACGAGCTAGGCACCTTCCTTCGCTACTGGCGACAGCAGCGAGGGAAGAGCCAGCTCGATCTCTCCCTCGACGCCGGAGTCTCTCAACGCCACATCAGTTTTGTGGAGAGCGGCCGCAGCACTCCCAGCAGAGACCTGCTCCTCAGTCTGGCCAAAAGACTCGACGTGCCCCTTCGCGAACAGAACGTCCTCCTCCTCGCCTCCGGATACGCCCCCGTCTACCTCGAAAGCGCGCGGGACTCCCCGGAGATGGCCGTCGTCAACCGTGTCATCGATCGCATGTTGCGGCAGAACGAGCCGCACCCCGCCCTCATGATGGATCGCTACTGGAACGTCCTCAGGACCAACGAAGCCGCACCGCGTTTCTTCAATTCGTTCGTCGATCTATCGAAGAGACCCAAGCCGCAAAATCTTCTCCATCTTATGTTCGACCCTGATGGCATGCGGCCATTCCTAGAAGACTGGGAAGACGTCGCCTCGGGGCTTCTACAGCGCGTCCATCGCGAAGCGGTAGGACACGTCACAGATAAAAAGACAAAGGAACTGCTCGACGAATTGAAGAAATACCCGGGAGTGACCGAACTAAGCAGGTCCGTCAAAAATCAAGCCCCGGTCCTGCCGATCACCTTCGTCAAAGGAAACAAGAGGTCTTCGTTTTTTTCGATGATCTCGACCATCGGCCTGCCGCAAGATATCACCGCGCAGGAGTTCCGCATCGAATGCATGTTTCCCGTCGAATGA
- a CDS encoding helix-turn-helix transcriptional regulator → MKDAKQKKGKKAGGSLRVGLVAADPLRILGLQTIFPDGGPVEVVPLSVPGALDASGVSLILIDSACTDHIFELLATFRRTRPRFRLIVLGLEEDHDHIQRIIGAGAKGYLAHSAKESEIRMAIDVVQDGSVWAPRKVLARLLESTSAGAETTKPAKEPKFTKRELQVLRLLAAGHPNPAIGRELGIDVGTVKKHVGNLMRKVGVDNRIALSVQAVNQKLLRQVP, encoded by the coding sequence ATGAAGGATGCCAAACAGAAGAAGGGGAAGAAGGCCGGGGGATCTCTGCGCGTCGGCCTGGTGGCTGCGGATCCGCTGCGGATTCTGGGGTTGCAGACGATCTTTCCCGATGGCGGGCCGGTGGAGGTGGTTCCGCTGTCGGTTCCGGGCGCGCTCGATGCCTCGGGAGTGTCGCTGATCCTGATCGATTCGGCGTGTACGGATCACATCTTCGAGCTGCTGGCTACGTTTCGCAGGACCCGTCCGCGCTTTCGGCTGATCGTGCTGGGGCTGGAGGAGGATCACGATCACATCCAACGCATTATCGGCGCGGGGGCGAAGGGCTACCTGGCCCATTCGGCGAAGGAGAGCGAGATTCGGATGGCGATCGATGTTGTGCAGGATGGGTCGGTGTGGGCTCCGCGCAAGGTATTGGCGCGCTTGCTGGAGTCGACTTCAGCTGGAGCGGAGACGACCAAGCCGGCCAAGGAACCGAAGTTCACGAAACGGGAGCTGCAGGTGTTGCGTTTGCTGGCTGCCGGACATCCTAACCCGGCGATTGGCCGGGAGCTCGGAATCGACGTGGGCACTGTGAAGAAGCACGTGGGCAACCTGATGCGGAAGGTGGGGGTTGATAATCGCATCGCGCTGTCTGTTCAGGCCGTTAATCAGAAGCTGCTGCGGCAGGTACCCTAA
- a CDS encoding ribonuclease T2 family protein — MKKITLPALLALLLPLAACEPHPQPTPEPAPRPRATALPSQSPDQAAAGQQAFDYYLLNLSWSPEFCHSHPNATECAQRPAFVLHGLWPQNTNGGYPQNCSTDYGPRDPSTYSDIYPDPGLLRHEWRTHGTCSGLSPDAFFTLARTAYQAVTIPPTLAQLDHQISLTPAQLIDLFQTANPTIPAASLAISCGNNYLTAVEVCLDKTAHPTPCGPIRSCRANAVRITPPVKLTAN; from the coding sequence ATGAAGAAGATCACCCTTCCCGCCCTCCTGGCCCTTCTTCTCCCCCTCGCCGCCTGCGAGCCGCACCCCCAGCCCACGCCCGAGCCCGCACCCCGCCCCCGCGCCACCGCGCTCCCAAGCCAATCTCCAGACCAAGCCGCCGCCGGCCAGCAAGCCTTCGACTACTACCTCCTCAATCTCTCCTGGTCGCCCGAGTTCTGCCACTCGCACCCCAACGCAACCGAGTGCGCCCAGCGCCCAGCCTTCGTCCTCCACGGCCTCTGGCCCCAGAACACCAACGGCGGCTACCCTCAGAACTGCTCCACCGACTACGGCCCGCGCGACCCCTCCACTTACAGCGACATCTACCCCGACCCCGGCCTCCTCCGTCACGAGTGGCGCACCCACGGCACCTGCTCCGGCCTCTCTCCCGATGCCTTCTTCACCCTCGCCCGCACCGCATACCAGGCTGTCACCATTCCGCCCACACTCGCCCAGCTCGACCACCAAATCTCGCTCACCCCGGCTCAACTGATCGACCTCTTCCAGACCGCGAACCCGACCATACCCGCCGCCAGCCTCGCCATCAGCTGCGGCAACAACTACCTCACGGCCGTAGAGGTCTGCCTCGACAAAACCGCCCACCCAACCCCATGCGGCCCCATCCGCTCCTGCCGAGCCAACGCAGTCCGCATCACCCCACCCGTAAAACTCACCGCAAACTGA
- a CDS encoding LssY C-terminal domain-containing protein, translated as MKIKSYRFELSCTLWLACGVVAVAQDAASKAPVSAPGTVTPIALPAMTTAQASQRKGSYSVTVPGSGDWTDAGFVVAAGDTMSYSATGQLTLWDARASAPAGVARGWKDLLRQFPLDSASAGALIGRIGSADAAVPFAIGGQLEQTVPASGELFLAANVPKEVGAQGSYKVSLKITAAKPVSQTTVSQATALFTPALLDGVPQRVGDEQGNPGDMVNFCIVGTKDAVEKAFTAAGWVQVDQTNNAAVLHGLLSTLSKKAYTAVPMSTLYLFGRPQDMSYARGDAITVAFVRHHLRVWDTGRTAGGLPVWVGSSTHDEGLEKDQRNNGITHHIDPEVDKERDFIQSSFAAAGVLDAAAYITPKDPLHEAKTATGGTFQSDGNVVAMVLRH; from the coding sequence GTGAAAATCAAGAGCTATCGCTTTGAACTATCTTGCACGCTATGGCTGGCCTGTGGCGTCGTCGCCGTCGCGCAGGATGCGGCTTCAAAGGCCCCAGTAAGCGCGCCAGGGACCGTAACGCCGATTGCGCTGCCGGCGATGACGACGGCCCAGGCTTCCCAGCGCAAGGGAAGCTACAGCGTCACCGTTCCCGGAAGCGGAGACTGGACCGATGCGGGCTTCGTGGTGGCCGCGGGAGACACCATGAGCTATAGCGCCACCGGACAGCTCACCCTGTGGGATGCACGAGCCTCAGCGCCAGCCGGAGTCGCGCGCGGCTGGAAGGATCTTCTCCGGCAGTTTCCCCTGGACAGCGCAAGCGCAGGTGCGCTCATCGGGCGCATCGGCAGCGCCGACGCAGCGGTGCCGTTTGCCATCGGCGGCCAGTTGGAGCAGACCGTGCCGGCCAGCGGCGAGCTATTCCTTGCCGCCAATGTGCCGAAGGAGGTCGGCGCTCAGGGCAGCTACAAAGTGTCGCTGAAGATCACAGCGGCCAAGCCCGTCTCGCAGACGACCGTCTCGCAGGCGACGGCGCTGTTCACCCCGGCGCTGCTGGACGGCGTACCCCAGCGGGTAGGCGATGAGCAAGGTAATCCGGGCGACATGGTGAACTTCTGCATCGTAGGCACGAAGGACGCAGTCGAAAAGGCGTTCACCGCGGCAGGCTGGGTGCAGGTGGACCAGACAAACAATGCGGCAGTTCTCCATGGCCTCCTCTCGACCCTGTCCAAGAAAGCCTACACCGCGGTGCCGATGAGCACGCTCTACCTCTTCGGCCGCCCGCAGGACATGAGCTATGCGCGCGGCGACGCGATCACCGTCGCCTTCGTCCGCCATCATCTGCGGGTGTGGGACACCGGGCGCACCGCTGGCGGCCTGCCGGTGTGGGTTGGCTCTTCGACGCACGACGAGGGCCTCGAGAAGGATCAGAGGAACAACGGCATAACCCACCACATCGATCCGGAGGTGGACAAGGAGCGGGACTTTATCCAATCGAGCTTTGCAGCCGCGGGAGTGCTGGATGCAGCCGCCTACATCACGCCGAAGGATCCTCTGCACGAGGCGAAGACGGCAACAGGTGGAACATTCCAATCTGATGGAAACGTAGTAGCGATGGTTCTGCGCCACTGA
- a CDS encoding YicC/YloC family endoribonuclease has product MTDIYSMTGYASLRGAVRDSIAFTLSMKSVNHRFLDLHLRLPSSCDGLEVQLRRMLKENLRRGHIEVTLQVERRANVEIQLNAGLLEAYVQAFREAAETHGVSSEPDLNAMLRIPGVMSAEGVGGAAEIEGLDAAVLSLVVPLVGKVNEGRAQEGASLAAELKASMLRLQAFGEEMAGLRNGVREVQFERLRSRLMELTQGVPVSEERLLAEAAVLAEKSDIEEEIVRLRTHVERFVVMLEEGGELGKRLDFLLQELNREANTMLSKTSGAAGENSLRITELGLEMKAEIEKAREQVQNLE; this is encoded by the coding sequence GTGACGGATATTTATTCGATGACTGGGTACGCGAGTCTGCGCGGAGCGGTGCGGGATAGCATTGCTTTTACTTTGAGTATGAAGAGCGTGAACCATCGGTTTCTTGATCTCCATCTTCGGTTGCCTTCTTCCTGCGACGGTCTCGAGGTGCAGCTGCGAAGGATGTTGAAGGAGAATCTTCGCCGGGGGCATATCGAGGTGACGCTGCAAGTCGAGCGTAGGGCGAACGTTGAGATCCAGTTGAACGCGGGTTTGCTGGAGGCTTACGTGCAGGCGTTTCGTGAGGCTGCGGAGACGCATGGCGTGTCGAGTGAGCCGGACCTGAATGCGATGTTGCGCATACCGGGTGTGATGAGTGCTGAGGGCGTTGGTGGTGCGGCTGAGATTGAGGGGCTTGACGCGGCGGTGCTCTCGCTGGTCGTTCCGTTGGTTGGGAAGGTGAACGAGGGGCGAGCTCAGGAGGGTGCTTCGTTGGCGGCTGAGCTGAAGGCTTCGATGCTGCGGCTGCAGGCTTTCGGGGAAGAGATGGCTGGGTTGAGGAACGGAGTGCGCGAGGTGCAGTTCGAGCGGCTGCGGAGCCGGCTGATGGAGCTGACGCAGGGCGTGCCTGTGAGCGAGGAGCGGCTGCTGGCTGAGGCTGCAGTGCTGGCGGAGAAGAGCGATATCGAGGAGGAGATCGTTCGGTTGCGGACGCATGTGGAGCGCTTTGTGGTGATGCTGGAGGAGGGCGGCGAGTTGGGCAAGCGGCTGGACTTTCTGTTGCAGGAGCTGAATCGCGAGGCGAATACGATGCTGTCAAAGACCAGCGGAGCAGCCGGCGAGAACAGCTTGCGGATTACGGAACTGGGGCTCGAGATGAAGGCTGAGATCGAGAAGGCGCGGGAGCAGGTTCAGAATCTCGAGTAG
- a CDS encoding inorganic diphosphatase, with protein MAGKSSKSLIDPTRLEPVLKKDGLLQVIVETPKGSRNKFSFDTKQEIFALKKVLPAGMVFPYDFGFLPRTLADDGDPIDVLLLMDEPAFPGVLVPSRLIGVIEGEQVDGKKRIRNDRLVAIADANHMYANVRKLNDLPKKFLKELQDFFVNYHQLEGKVYKLLGYKEIAVAEKLIKKARRAA; from the coding sequence ATGGCAGGGAAGAGTTCCAAGAGTTTGATCGATCCTACGCGGCTGGAGCCGGTTTTGAAGAAAGACGGGTTGCTGCAGGTGATTGTGGAGACGCCTAAGGGCAGCCGCAACAAGTTCTCCTTCGATACGAAACAGGAGATATTTGCGTTGAAGAAGGTGTTGCCTGCGGGGATGGTCTTTCCGTATGACTTTGGGTTTCTGCCGCGCACGCTTGCAGACGATGGGGATCCCATCGATGTGCTGCTGCTGATGGATGAGCCGGCGTTTCCGGGGGTGCTGGTGCCTTCGCGGCTGATTGGTGTGATTGAAGGCGAGCAGGTGGACGGCAAGAAGAGGATTCGCAACGATCGCCTGGTGGCCATTGCAGACGCCAACCACATGTATGCGAATGTTCGCAAGCTAAACGATCTGCCAAAGAAATTTCTGAAGGAGCTGCAGGATTTTTTCGTCAACTATCACCAGCTTGAGGGCAAGGTTTACAAGCTGCTCGGGTACAAGGAGATTGCCGTGGCGGAGAAGCTGATCAAGAAGGCCAGGCGGGCGGCCTAG
- the gmk gene encoding guanylate kinase has product MAGILFIISAPSGSGKSTLVSQLRTLVEGLDFSISYTTRAPRGSETDGREYHFTTRAEFERMIAAGDFLEWAEVFGNYYGTAMSALGHAKDAGKDLLLDIDVQGAVQVMKKMPAAVSIFILPPSPQVLEMRLRNRSEAEHVTSEKVIQSRLAEARTELKQMWDYRYALVNDVLDQAVAELRAIVLCERGERDGVQALASSCRTDVASPRLKSALSTFHD; this is encoded by the coding sequence ATGGCAGGAATTCTTTTTATCATTTCGGCGCCGTCGGGTTCGGGGAAGTCGACGCTGGTGAGTCAGCTGCGGACGTTGGTGGAGGGGTTGGACTTTTCGATTTCGTATACGACGCGGGCGCCACGGGGGTCGGAGACGGATGGGCGGGAGTATCACTTCACGACCCGAGCGGAGTTCGAGCGGATGATTGCGGCGGGAGACTTTCTGGAGTGGGCGGAGGTCTTCGGCAACTACTACGGGACGGCGATGTCGGCTCTGGGACATGCGAAGGATGCGGGGAAGGATCTGCTGCTCGACATCGATGTGCAGGGCGCGGTGCAGGTGATGAAGAAGATGCCGGCGGCGGTGTCAATCTTCATCTTGCCTCCTAGTCCGCAGGTGCTGGAGATGCGATTGCGCAACAGGAGCGAGGCGGAGCATGTGACCTCCGAGAAGGTGATTCAGAGTCGGCTGGCGGAGGCTCGGACTGAGTTGAAGCAGATGTGGGACTACAGGTATGCGCTGGTGAACGATGTGCTTGACCAGGCTGTGGCGGAGCTGAGGGCGATTGTTTTGTGTGAGCGCGGCGAGCGAGACGGGGTGCAGGCGCTGGCTTCGAGCTGCAGGACCGATGTTGCTTCGCCTCGTTTGAAGAGCGCGTTGAGTACCTTTCACGACTAA
- a CDS encoding HU family DNA-binding protein — protein MIKQDLIQRVVERTGLPRTKAESAVDAIFESMKATLIAGDRIELRGFGVFTVKPRKTGIGRNPRTGAEVTIAPGKAVRFKPGKELHLLD, from the coding sequence ATGATTAAGCAGGATCTCATACAGAGGGTGGTAGAAAGAACCGGCCTTCCAAGGACAAAAGCAGAGTCGGCTGTCGATGCGATCTTTGAAAGCATGAAAGCGACTCTCATCGCGGGCGACCGCATTGAACTCCGCGGATTTGGTGTCTTTACCGTCAAGCCGCGCAAAACCGGAATCGGCCGCAACCCAAGGACCGGCGCCGAGGTCACCATCGCCCCAGGCAAAGCAGTCCGCTTCAAGCCTGGCAAAGAGCTTCATCTGCTCGACTAA
- the rpoZ gene encoding DNA-directed RNA polymerase subunit omega — translation MTIENAFHNKYSLVKGAARRARQLQSGASPLIVAKSMKACRVAQDEIKQGHVKFVLPEKVVEPVLDIPVH, via the coding sequence ATGACGATTGAGAATGCTTTCCACAATAAGTACAGTCTGGTAAAAGGTGCGGCGCGTCGGGCGCGGCAGCTACAGTCTGGCGCCTCTCCTCTGATCGTGGCCAAGTCGATGAAGGCTTGTCGCGTGGCGCAGGATGAGATCAAACAGGGACACGTCAAGTTTGTTCTGCCAGAGAAGGTGGTAGAACCTGTGCTCGACATTCCTGTGCACTGA
- a CDS encoding nuclear transport factor 2 family protein, translating to MNTLTIIKTTPPQWLLDFWSEIDNKTFGKGFDCFAKNATCHLGIAEWNGREQIRESLRAFIDTGFTAHHDVTEYWDSGPLKIFRGIVTMKPDDTTKPTVKPVMTHFFYMDEADPTKVRSWIGSVGPVQF from the coding sequence TTGAACACGCTGACCATCATCAAGACCACTCCCCCTCAATGGCTCCTTGATTTTTGGAGTGAAATCGATAACAAAACCTTCGGCAAAGGTTTTGACTGCTTCGCGAAAAATGCAACCTGTCACTTAGGCATCGCAGAGTGGAACGGACGCGAGCAGATTCGCGAAAGCCTTCGCGCCTTTATCGACACAGGCTTCACCGCGCATCACGATGTCACCGAATACTGGGACAGCGGCCCGCTAAAGATCTTCCGCGGCATCGTGACCATGAAGCCTGACGACACCACCAAACCCACCGTCAAGCCAGTCATGACACACTTCTTCTACATGGACGAAGCCGATCCCACCAAGGTCCGCAGCTGGATTGGATCGGTAGGCCCCGTCCAGTTTTAA